The following is a genomic window from Deltaproteobacteria bacterium.
AGATATCACCCCGATAGACCCACGCCTTTACGCCAATCTTGCCATAGGTCGTGTTCGCCTCGGCAAAGCCATAATCGATGTCGGCCCGGAGGGTATGCAATGGCACTCGGCCCTCGCGATACCACTCCCGCCGCGCCATTTCGGCTCCGGCCAAGCGGCCGCCGCAGTGCACTTTGATCCCTTCCGCGCCCATCTTGAGCGCGGTTTGCACGGCCTTCTTCATGGCCCGTCGAAAGGCGACGCGCCGTTCCAATTGCATCGCGACGTTCTCGGCGACCAGCTGCGCATCCAATTCCGGCTTCCGCACTTCTTGAATATTCACAATCAATTCATACGGGGTGGTTTTCTGCAATTCGGCGCGCAACGAATCGATCCCGGCCCCTTTTTTCCCGATGACTAACCCAGGCCGTGCGGTCCAGAGGGTAATTTTCACCTTGTCAGCGGCCCGTTCGATGTCGATTTTTGCAATGCCGGCATGATGCAGTCGGCTTTTCAAGACATCGCGAAAGCGACGATCTTCATGGACCCACTCCGCATAGCGTTTCCCGTCGGCATACCACCGGGAATCCCACGGCTTTGTAATGCCAACCCGAAACCCTTTTGGATGCGTCTTTTGCCCCATTTTACCGCTCTCCCAGCTCAATCTGTAAATGGCTGCTCGCCTTAACGATCGGATGCGCCATCCCACGAGAACGGGGACGCGATCGCTTGAGACGAGGGCCTTCATTCACGGTTAACGTTCGGACGTAGAGACGATCTACATCCACCCCACCGCGCTGATCCGCGTTCGCCAATGCCGATTTGAGCAACTTCAGCACGGGTCCTGCGGCGCGCCGTGTACAAAACTGGAGCAATTCCATGGCCGTCTCGACCCGCTTGCCGCGCACCAAATTTGCGACGACACGCACCTTGGTCGGGGCCATCCGGACGTGACTAAATGTTGCCTTGCCTGTGGTTGCCATAAAAGACCTTTACTTGGCGGCAGCGGCTGGCGCAGCGGCCGAGCCCCCCGTCGTCTCTTCCTTCTTGATTCCGGAGTGACCACGGAAGCTGCGGGTCGCCGCAAACTCGCCCAGCTTATGACCCACCATATTTTCCGTCACGAAGATCGGCACGAACTTGCGCCCGTTATGGACGGCCATCGTGAGACCCACCATATCCGGAATAATCGTGGAACGCCGCGACCAGGTGCGAATCACTTGCTTTTGCCGGGACGACTGCGCCACCGAGACCTTGGCCAACAAGTGTTGATCGACAAAGGGGCCCTTCTTTAATGAACGCGGCATAAATTACTTTCTCCTTTTGACAATCAGCCGATCACTGGGCTTTTTGCCGCGGGTTTTGTAGCCCTTCGCGGGGACGTTGGTGGCACTGCGCGGATGATTGCCACCCTTACTTCGCCCTTCACCGCCACCATGGGGATGGTCGACCGGGTTCATCGCCATGCCACGCACATGCGGCCGCCAACCCAACCATCGGACCCGCCCCGCCTTACCGAACGCGATATTTTCATATTGCTCATTGCCGACCTGCCCGACGGTGGCCCAGCATTCGTGATGGATCAAGCGGACTTCCCCCGACGGCATCTTGAGGTGAATGTGATGCCCGTCTTTGGCCATGACTTGCGCGAACGTCCCAGCCGCGCGGCAGAGCTGGCCTCGGCCGCCGATCTTCAGCGCGACGTTATGGACCGAAGTTCCCACCGGAATGTTTTTCAGCGGCAACGCGTTGCCAGGGAAAATCTCCGCGTCGGCGGCCGCGAGCACTGTTTGCCCGACGGTCAATCCGATCGGATGAATGATGTAGCGTTTTTCGCCGTCACGATAGGTGATCAAGGCCAAATGCGCATTGCGGTTGGGATCGTATTCGATCGCGGTCACAACACCGGGGATCCCCAACTTGTTGCGGCGGAAATCGACCAGGCGATAATGCTTCGCCGCCCCGCCACCACGATGCTCCTGGGTAATGCGGCCGGTATTATTGCGACCGCCGGAGCGTCGCAACGGCGCCAACAAACGACTCTCCGGCGCCTTCTTGCTCAGCTCGGGCGTTTGCAACGCGATATGGAAGCGACGACCTGGTGACGTCGGCGAAAACTGCTTCAACGGCATGTTACACTCCCTCGCTGAAATCCAATTTCTGTCCCTCGGCCAACGTCACGACCGCTTTTTTCCAGTCAGAAAGCTGGACCGCTTGGCCACGCCCGCGCAACGCGCGCCGCTTCTTTCCCGGATTCCGCTGCGTCTGGATGTTGGTCACTTTCACTCGGAAAAATTT
Proteins encoded in this region:
- the rpsC gene encoding 30S ribosomal protein S3: MGQKTHPKGFRVGITKPWDSRWYADGKRYAEWVHEDRRFRDVLKSRLHHAGIAKIDIERAADKVKITLWTARPGLVIGKKGAGIDSLRAELQKTTPYELIVNIQEVRKPELDAQLVAENVAMQLERRVAFRRAMKKAVQTALKMGAEGIKVHCGGRLAGAEMARREWYREGRVPLHTLRADIDYGFAEANTTYGKIGVKAWVYRGDIL
- the rplV gene encoding 50S ribosomal protein L22, with the translated sequence MATTGKATFSHVRMAPTKVRVVANLVRGKRVETAMELLQFCTRRAAGPVLKLLKSALANADQRGGVDVDRLYVRTLTVNEGPRLKRSRPRSRGMAHPIVKASSHLQIELGER
- the rpsS gene encoding 30S ribosomal protein S19 produces the protein MPRSLKKGPFVDQHLLAKVSVAQSSRQKQVIRTWSRRSTIIPDMVGLTMAVHNGRKFVPIFVTENMVGHKLGEFAATRSFRGHSGIKKEETTGGSAAAPAAAAK
- the rplB gene encoding 50S ribosomal protein L2, which codes for MPLKQFSPTSPGRRFHIALQTPELSKKAPESRLLAPLRRSGGRNNTGRITQEHRGGGAAKHYRLVDFRRNKLGIPGVVTAIEYDPNRNAHLALITYRDGEKRYIIHPIGLTVGQTVLAAADAEIFPGNALPLKNIPVGTSVHNVALKIGGRGQLCRAAGTFAQVMAKDGHHIHLKMPSGEVRLIHHECWATVGQVGNEQYENIAFGKAGRVRWLGWRPHVRGMAMNPVDHPHGGGEGRSKGGNHPRSATNVPAKGYKTRGKKPSDRLIVKRRK
- the rplW gene encoding 50S ribosomal protein L23 — its product is MNLYDVIRKPIVTEKAVAGQALQQYAFEVDPRATKPLIRQAIEKFFRVKVTNIQTQRNPGKKRRALRGRGQAVQLSDWKKAVVTLAEGQKLDFSEGV